ATGGAGAACGTGGCCCCCCAGGGAAGCGTTTATGCGGCAGGGACCTTCGCAGGCAATCCCGTGAGCGCCGCCGCAGGTCTCGCCCTCCTGAACTTTATGGAAGGGAAATACGGGGCGCTGAACGCCGCCACCGCTGATCTGGTATCATCGCTGAGGGATTCCCTCGCGGATTCCGGAGTCAAAGGCTGCATCCAAAGCGTCGGTTCGATGTTCTCGATCGGCCTGGGCATGGATTCCATCTCCAACGGCCGCGAGGCGCGGGGAGTGGACAGGGAGTCCTTCGCCAAGCTGTTCGCATGCATGCTGGATTCCGGCGTCTATCTTCCGCCTTCTGCTCTGGAGGTGGAGTTCATGTCCGCCGCGCATACCGAGGAGGATTCCAGGAAGATCGCGGAGGCTTTCGATTCCGCCGTGAGGAGGCTGAAGGCATGAGGGCAGGATCCAGGGAAAGCGCCTTGGCCATGAGGCAGACGGAGATGTTCGTCGATGCCATGCGCGCTTCAGGATATTCCGGGAGCATCGACGTGGTCGGCATCAAATCCCTCGGGGACATAGATCTGACCTCGCCTCTGGACAAGATGAGCGCCACCGGGGCTTTCGTAAGAGAGCTCGACGCGGCGATCAAAAGCGGGAGCATCGACGTCTCGGTGAATTCGCTGAAGGACATACCGATCGACATGGAGGAAGGCCTTACCATCGGCGCGATAATGAGGAGGGATCCGGTGGAGGACATCATAATGCCCATCCCACTGGGGGAGCTTCCTCCCGGGGCGAAGATAGGCACGTCCTCCATACGCAGGATCTCCCTGATCAAAGAGGCCAGGCCGGACGTGGAGTGCGTTCCGCTCAGAGGCAACATCCATACCAGGATGGACAAGCTGGATAAGGGCGAATACGACGCCATCGTGCTGGCCAAGGCGGGCATGCACCGCATGGGGATCTCCAGGGACATGTTCCCACTGGATCCGCTGAGGTTCGTCC
This genomic window from Candidatus Methanomethylophilaceae archaeon contains:
- the hemC gene encoding hydroxymethylbilane synthase, coding for MRAGSRESALAMRQTEMFVDAMRASGYSGSIDVVGIKSLGDIDLTSPLDKMSATGAFVRELDAAIKSGSIDVSVNSLKDIPIDMEEGLTIGAIMRRDPVEDIIMPIPLGELPPGAKIGTSSIRRISLIKEARPDVECVPLRGNIHTRMDKLDKGEYDAIVLAKAGMHRMGISRDMFPLDPLRFVPAPAQGAVAIECRSDDAEVLAALSKIDDKVTRECVTIERSIMRSLGAGCSSPVGIYVRKLVGGFSVNAVSFAFTEEPVRLSKVIPHAYGENDIAEIADILRGKE